From Drosophila yakuba strain Tai18E2 chromosome 2L, Prin_Dyak_Tai18E2_2.1, whole genome shotgun sequence, one genomic window encodes:
- the LOC6527479 gene encoding uncharacterized protein LOC6527479 isoform X6: protein MSSGYGQRGGGGSGNGGYEAPACVQNAMMTKDKKPFTYTPGGIDLSQIRSERMAKRLARNAQSEGANGAAQQNRPAQPQSPGGAASAIGAAAMGMPFQVLPPPPPPPQPQSGKNGTQGASAAPPPPPPQQPSTLAPPTGRLSAPGSPATARKSPTPQRFEPPPLGFRPEIKIPPNPMAALRKVAPPVEKNTFWKDEYIKDRSKSPLPEVATGANGGFSSAQTSDAVDGPRPSAASVESSYSPYTPTQQVPPVAKSPPVQYQQPTPPATPPQQQQQLQQQLQQPEQQSATRSEFRSVPMPTSPAVNVYTRQTDSPRSPFEPQQQQQQQQQQQQQQPQRSTESPFRFAQQQQQLQQSPQQRPPTAISPLAQVQQQQQQQLQQQQQQLQQLQQQQFQQQQLQQQQQQQQLQQQQQQLQQQQQQQQLQQQQAAQSVPWRTQRAQPGAQQQQESHPQPIYNNVQQQQRSRDVFSPARNETPAANTFNLQQQQQNFGTQQNQFGGAAKPTNVGSLYIAPLAQPTEPQAQRILLQQQQQSSARDSPMRQLPQQQQPQNNQPMRWLSSQPASKEQAPWARPEENGNVLPSTLRQTTPAPQPQVVPQSQPQQQTSFYQPQLVQGNGYGPTPITAAPISLQNFGSNPQPGGLRLQINLNTNGNSSNNTNQSAPRERIIPITLEQTPTYAAAQPNFGAPAGHIIRSANQFVDQGYQNYPPQAQRVLSPSQPLSASNNTNGNANATRLIPIAIEGGRGGPVSQSPVLLQNGNYNLYVHQCPLEAEILYRKNRLSDPRSPPIQSKSFRILQKITDTVDDGSGNGDLRQDLQQTPQEAELQRPQFARQMSAQQARNSPTIEQMRRLQIGQDQPNNNQQSGTPLTWSPQGNGVSAQNRFTQQRYDTPQQQQQQYVPPSEQQAPEPKKYTGSAIPSRSFKILQAMTTPENADHKIHTELDSDLENVELNESPNNNNNNNSNNGSTENNNNHNKINSKTNKRHSYTSSTYTTTPSSSSCTEPTTHSSNSSLSSDSSCPPQPPRSQSVPPQYPYAFGYPYPWYMPPPPPVNGEGAPWPYPYSYPPPPPPQSMDGKQAEGFPPYPYYYPYYPPPMPPYGQQPGEVQMPPGYPQFHAMPPYGHPYPYPVAPSYSQSSTEESRASSVLPDIIITPSTDDIPSQVIMKHHIRVEPREPPKRAHSVEIEEVVSKPKARNICTNNHEVIDVLSQRLANINKIASGNTQANLSKQLQKNYAGEQAKELGERSPSENASNSDSQSEEESSDDEEDTPKLGARPAPLQSIKSVTNVQVYKGKTLEQHLDSESSDDEEDVTTADEMYDEEEQIEEEQEGLVEEMEDDYIVEEDLSVIYEEESELERSSEYAKTVIRKDDSRSTLVDDIEKEIEDNDDDDDEDDESNSVTVRLPLRFSFSRSSNDENIATVEVGKTTQIEEKQPNIVSSFSVAKVESDDEDDDCEVSVTISLSNSSRSNSVEKVAQPYRPSNAYPVEDISTPIKTSEEDVSTSFSLGMRNKFMGETTANDVTNNISRDQAKPKNDVTEVDSSPKEEFDFFATLMATKMQAQKMMEQSKNFWKTPDSKLVETEAEKPKLRPKENIPEAKPPRPISGDMSKTPASLEAAKNSFWSTFATTSKETEPKEQEDAAEEVDFWASIEKKDTSDKEEKQWTKKKKTVTYTPLQKEAVTRVEHWTTTFRAQLESLPMPQKAEVHFVVEEKQKEIEQPQEETQGEETDFWGLVNQDKMENTVSATWERKEYNSEPPQRVTEQPKQPDEDVDFWANIETSGTYEDEEKPNDITYEPTKYPAEPREVDTDEEIDFWAEIEARRNPAEDDDEDVTFHRSATFWARKERQNSIEETPYKPVEIKAFRAKLPDEAAVEIDVWATLEAARGHEPEIVDPAVEEEKVLAEQFEELEHESSEEEEDDTEEEKELEQKPREEVQESNLSHMDTMSLASMHEPATVYTWAQPPQEADDNEDETDFWADMEKERSKKEQFEEAEQKRHNYRQAMAFFNTSIDGQQSPPQKNASPNRSSVILEVEEPQEVDLGPPGEYQLVGEDGVIVEEHKPAITESEEEERGAATPTNMEPQLPEVYVEPEPEVKRLVNGLPDLAVEKFSETPKISVRDRISAFEVIPSATSDGTKGLPKQSLSVDSAYGKGTLSRNSSTQRSESEIEEDDSGVTDMNRHLSETDTESESFPELRKMTSYQRAATHSRLFKLLQDENDVPEAGVQTADEFQLKPSRRKIVHNVSITRRQNPGALNDAETMTQRRERLSLPLRKNTSIDADNPSTPNSPASPIMGPSTKNQRVVSDKLVNELVQSLLLKSDSSHLRNLPMERLQAAAKQALVEEMDSAQENSSLDSTPAPTPKHDKEYSDYYNSWCEASGSGDDVLPSKSFRALQDPRRSPWTVRCPRVLSSKTINRDLARVTESPEIANGRGSKSPECFRQNSHSQSRERSVSSWRRV, encoded by the exons GTATGGACAGCGCGGAGGAGGCGGATCCGGAAACGGAGGCTACGAGGCGCCCGCATGCGTGCAGAACGCGATGATGACAAAAGACAAGAAGCCCTTCACCTACACGCCCGGCGGCATCGATCTCTCCCAGATCCGCTCGGAGCGGATGGCCAAGCGGTTGGCGCGCAATGCCCAATCGGAAGGAGCCAACGGAGCCGCCCAGCAGAACAGACCCGCCCAGCCACAGTCGCCAGGTGGTGCAGCCAGTGCGATCGGAGCCGCTGCCATGGGCATGCCGTTCCAGGtgctgccaccgccaccaccaccgccgcaaCCACAGTCGGGTAAGAATGGCACCCAAGGTGCTAGCGCCgcacccccaccaccacccccacaACAACCCAGCACATTAGCGCCACCCACTGGCCGTCTGAGTGCACCCGGTTCTCCGGCAACGGCGCGCAAATCGCCAACTCCACAGCGTTTTGAGCCGCCGCCACTGGGATTCCGGCCGGAGATCAAGATACCGCCCAATCCCATGGCTGCGCTCCGCAAGGTGGCGCCGCCCGTGGAGAAGAACACGTTCTGGAAGGACGAGTACATTAAGGATCGCTCCAAGAGTCCCCTGCCCGAGGTGGCAACTGGCGCGAATGGAGGATTTAGCAGCGCACAGACATCCGATGCAGTTGATG GCCCAAGACCATCTGCAGCTAGCGTTGAAAGCAGCTATAGTCCTTACACACCGACGCAGCAAGTGCCGCCCGTGGCCAAGAGTCCACCGGTGCAATATCAACAGCCAACGCCGCCGGCAACACcgccgcaacagcagcagcagctgcagcagcaactgcaacagccgGAGCAGCAATCTGCAACACGTTCGGAGTTCCGCAGTGTGCCCATGCCAACATCGCCAGCGGTGAACGTCTACACACGTCAGACGGACAGTCCGAGATCGCCTTTcgagccacagcagcagcagcaacagcagcagcagcaacagcagcagcagccacagcgATCCACTGAGAGCCCCTTCCGgtttgcacagcagcaacagcaactgcaacagtcTCCGCAACAACGTCCACCAACAGCGATTTCGCCGCTGGCtcaggtgcagcagcaacagcaacagcagctgcaacagcagcagcaacagctccagcagctgcagcaacagcagttccagcagcaacaactgcagcagcaacaacagcagcaacaattgcagcagcagcagcaacaattgcagcagcagcaacagcagcaacaattgcagcagcaacaggcagCTCAATCAGTACCATGGCGCACTCAACGCGCTCAGCCTGGagcacaacagcaacaggagtCGCATCCACAACCCATCTACAACAATgttcagcagcaacaaagatCTCGCGATGTCTTCAGTCCGGCAAGGAATGAAACACCGGCAGCAAACACGTTCAATttacagcagcaacagcagaacTTTGGCACTCAGCAAAACCAATTTGGCGGAGCAGCAAAGCCG ACCAACGTTGGATCGCTTTACATAGCTCCATTGGCCCAGCCCACTGAACCGCAGGCCCAACGAATCCttttgcaacagcagcagcagtcatCTGCTCGGGATTCTCCGATGCGCCAActtccacagcagcagcagccacagaaCAACCAACCCATGCGTTGGCTCAGCTCACAGCCGGCTAGCAAGGAGCAGGCTCCATGGGCTCGTCCCGAGGAGAATGGCAACGTGCTGCCCTCCACCTTGCGTCAGACCACCCCGGCACCGCAGCCCCAAGTCGTACCTCAAtcgcagccacagcagcagacGTCCTTCTACCAGCCGCAGTTGGTCCAAGGTAATGGCTATGGACCAACGCCGATTACTGCCGCTCCCATCAGTCTGCAGAACTTCGGATCAAATCCACAGCCTGGAGGACTGCGTTTGCAGATCAACTTAAACAccaatggcaacagcagcaataacaCAAATCAAAGTGCTCCGCGG gagcgtaTCATACCGATAACTCTTGAGCAGACGCCCACGTATGCCGCAGCCCAGCCCAACTTTGGTG CGCCTGCAGGTCACATAATACGCTCAGCTAATCAATTTGTCGATCAAGGTTACCAGAACTACCCACCTCAAGCCCAGCGAGTCCTGTCGCCCAGTCAGCCATTAAGTGCGAGTAACAACACCAATGGGAATGCGAATGCCACCCGGCTAATCCCGATAGCCATCGAGGGAGGACGCGGTGGTCCAGTTTCCCAGTCGccagtgctgctgcaaaa TGgcaattacaatttatatgTGCACCAGTGTCCGCTCGAGGCGGAGATCCTCTACAGAAAGAATCGTCTCAG CGATCCACGCTCACCGCCCATCCAATCAAAATCGTTTAGAATTTTGCAAAAGATAACCGACACCGTGGACGACGGCAGCGGGAATGGCGATTTGCGGCAGGATCTGCAGCAGACGCCCCAGGAGGCGGAGCTGCAGCGGCCGCAGTTCGCCCGCCAGATGAGCGCCCAGCAGGCCAGGAATAGTCCAACCATCGAGCAGATGCGACGCCTGCAAATCGGACAGGATCAGCCGAATAACAATCAGCAGTCGGGTACGCCACTTACTTGGTCCCCGCAAG GTAACGGCGTGTCAGCTCAAAATCGATTTACGCAACAACGATATG ATACcccccaacaacaacaacagcaatatgTGCCGCCAAGTGAACAGCAAGCTCCGGAACCCAAAAAATACACAGGCAGCGCTATACCCAGTCGATCATTCAAAATTCTACAGGCAATGACAACACCTGAAAATGCCG ACCATAAAATTCACACCGAGCTGGACTCGGATTTGGAAAATGTTGAACTGAACGAATCcccaaacaataataataataataacagtaACAACGGAAGtactgaaaataataataatcataataagATTAACAGTAAAACCAATAAACGTCATAGCTACACATCATCCACATACACAACCACACCCTCATCATCATCCTGCACAGAACCCACCACACATTCATCAAACTCATCTCTTAGTTCGGATAGCTCTTGTCCCCCACAGCCACCCCGATCGCAATCGGTTCCACCCCAGTATCCCTATGCCTTCGGGTATCCGTATCCGTGGTACAtgcctccacctccaccagTCAATGGTGAGGGAGCTCCATGGCCATATCCCTATTCATATCCACCGCCACCCCCACCACAATCGATGGATGGCAAGCAGGCAGAAGGATTTCCACCATATCCCTATTACTACCCATATTATCCGCCTCCCATGCCGCCCTATGGACAACAACCTGGGGAAGTTCAAATGCCCCCCGGCTATCCTCAGTTTCATGCCATGCCACCCTATGGTCACCCGTATCCCTACCCAGTGGCTCCCAGTTACAGCCAGAGTTCCACAGAAGAGAGCAGAGCCAGCAGTGTTCTACCGGATATAATCATCACTCCCAGTACCGATGATATACCCTCGCAGGTCATTATGAAGCATCACATCCGAGTGGAGCCACGAGAGCCACCAAAACGGGCGCACTCTGTGGAGATAGAGGAGGTGGTCAGCAAACCGAAGGCCCGAAATATTTGCACCAACAATCACGAGGTCATCGATGTGCTGAGCCAACGTCTGGccaatatcaacaaaattGCCAGTGGGAACACCCAGGCCAATCTCTCCAAGCAGCTGCAGAAGAACTATGCAGGTGAGCAAGCCAAGGAGCTGGGCGAAAGATCCCCCAGCGAAAATGCCTCCAACTCGGATAGCCAGTCGGAGGAAGAGAGCAGTGATGACGAAGAGGATACCCCTAAGCTGGGAGCTCGTCCCGCTCCCTTGCAGTCCATTAAGTCAGTGACAAATGTGCAGGTGTACAAAGGTAAAACACTGGAACAGCATTTGGACTCCGAGAGCAGCGATGATGAAGAAGATGTGACTACTGCGGATGAAATGTACGATGAGGAGGAACAGatcgaggaggagcaagaGGGATTGGTCGAGGAAATGGAAGACGATTACATCGTGGAGGAGGACCTAAGCGTTATATACGAGGAAGAGAGCGAACTGGAACGCAGCAGTGAATATGCCAAGACAGTAATTCGAAAGGATGACTCCCGATCCACTTTAGTTGATGATATTGAAAAGGAAATCGaagataatgatgatgatgacgacgaggatgaTGAGTCCAACTCGGTAACAGTACGTTTGCCACTTCGCTTCTCCTTCAGTCGCAGCTCTAACGATGAAAACATTGCCACTGTAGAAGTCGGTAAGACAACACAGATCGAAGAAAAACAACCCAACATTGTAAGCTCGTTCAGTGTGGCCAAGGTCGAAAgtgatgatgaggatgatgacTGTGAAGTCAGTGTGACCATCAGTTTGTCAAACTCTTCGCGCTCAAATTCAGTGGAGAAGGTTGCTCAACCCTATCGGCCCTCCAATGCATATCCAGTGGAGGATATAAGTACACCCATCAAAACTAGTGAAGAAGACGTCTCCACCTCGTTCTCACTGGGTATGCGCAACAAATTTATGGGAGAAACAACTGCCAATGATGTAACTAATAATATATCCCGGGATCAAGCGAAACCAAAGAACGATGTTACGGAAGTTGATAGCTCCCCGAAAGAAGAATTCGACTTCTTTGCCACTTTGATGGCCACCAAAATGCAGGCTCAGAAAATGATGGAGCAGTCTAAGAACTTTTGGAAAACTCCTGACTCTAAGCTAGTAGAAACGGAAGCTGAGAAACCAAAACTTCGACCCAAGGAGAATATTCCTGAGGCAAAACCACCAAGACCCATTTCTGGTGATATGTCCAAGACTCCGGCTTCGCTGGAGGCAGCCAAGAATAGCTTCTGGTCCACCTTTGCTACGACATCAAAGGAAACCGAGCCCAAAGAGCAAGAAGATGCAGCTGAGGAAGTCGACTTCTGGGCAAGCATAGAAAAAAAGGATACCTCTGATAAGGAAGAAAAACAGTGGACCAAGAAAAAGAAGACCGTAACCTATACCCCTTTGCAAAAAGAGGCAGTGACTAGGGTGGAGCACTGGACAACAACATTTAGGGCTCAATTGGAATCGTTACCAATGCCCCAAAAAGCCGAGGTGCATTTTGTAGTTgaggaaaagcaaaaagaaattGAACAACCGCAAGAGGAGACTCAGGGAGAAGAAACGGATTTCTGGGGATTAGTAAATCAAGATAAGATGGAAAACACAGTCAGTGCAACCTGGGAACGTAAAGAATACAATTCAGAACCTCCTCAGAGAGTGACAGAACAACCCAAGCAACCAGATGAGGACGTTGACTTCTGGGCCAACATTGAAACATCTGGTACTTACGAAGATGAAGAAAAGCCCAATGACATCACCTATGAACCCACAAAGTATCCTGCAGAGCCCCGCGAGGTGGATACTGATGAGGAGATTGACTTCTGGGCCGAGATCGAAGCCAGACGCAACCCAGCAGAAGATGACGACGAAGATGTCACTTTCCATAGGTCAGCAACTTTCTGGGCTCGCAAAGAACGACAAAATTCTATAGAGGAAACCCCTTACAAACCGGTGGAAATCAAAGCCTTCAGAGCAAAGTTACCCGATGAAGCAGCGGTAGAAATTGATGTATGGGCAACCCTAGAAGCAGCCAGAGGCCACGAGCCCGAAATTGTTGATCCCGCGGTGGAAGAGGAAAAGGTTCTTGCCGAGCAATTCGAGGAACTTGAACACGAGAGCtcagaggaggaggaggacgataCGGAGGAAGAAaaggagctggagcagaaACCTCGGGAAGAAGTCCAGGAAAGCAATCTTAGCCATATGGACACCATGTCCCTGGCCTCGATGCATGAGCCAGCTACAGTTTATACATGGGCCCAACCACCACAGGAAGCTGATGATAATGAGGATGAAACCGATTTCTGGGCGGACATGGAAAAGGAACGATCCAAAAAAGAACAGTTCGAGGAAGCTGAACAGAAACGGCACAACTACCGACAGGCCATGGCCTTCTTCAACACCTCGATCGATGGTCAGCAGTCGCCTCCGCAAAAAAATGCCAGTCCCAATCGCAGCAGTGTTATCCTGGAAGTCGAAGAGCCACAAGAAGTGGACCTGGGACCACCCGGTGAGTACCAGTTAGTAGGCGAGGATGGCGTCATCGTAGAGGAACATAAGCCAGCGATAACCGAATCCGAGGAAGAGGAGCGAGGTGCTGCAACTCCAACCAATATGGAGCCCCAACTACCAGAGGTCTATGTGGAGCCCGAGCCGGAAGTGAAGCGCCTTGTTAACGGACTTCCTGATCTTGCCGTGGAGAAGTTTAGCGAAACACCCAAGATATCGGTGCGTGACAGGATCAGTGCCTTTGAGGTTATTCCGTCGGCAACAAGCGATGGCACTAAGGGATTACCAAAGCAATCCCTATCAGTGGATAGTGCCTATGGTAAGGGAACCCTCTCGCGAAACAGCAGCACTCAGCGTTCCGAATCGGAGATCGAGGAGGACGACTCCGGTGTAACAGACATGAATCGTCATCTGTCTGAGACGGACACAGAGTCCGAGAGTTTTCCGGAGCTGCGCAAGATGACCAGCTACCAGCGGGCAGCCACACATTCCAGGCTCTTTAAGCTGTTGCAGGACGAAAATGATGTTCCAGAAGCGGGAGTTCAAACCGCCGATGAATTTCAGCTTAAGCCCAGTCGCAGGAAGATTGTCCACAATGTGTCCATTACCAGGCGCCAAAATCCAGGAGCTCTGAATGACGCGGAGACCATGACGCAGCGCAGAGAACGACTTTCGCTGCCGCTTCGTAAGAATACGAGCATTGATGCGGACAATCCCTCGACGCCAAATAGTCCTGCCTCCCCCATTATGGGGCCGTCGACCAAGAACCAACGCGTGGTTAGCGATAAGTTGGTAAATGAATTGGTCCAGAGCCTGCTCCTCAAGAGCGACAGTTCGCATTTGAGAAATCTGCCCATGGAACGCCTTCAGGCGGCCGCCAAACAAGCCCTCGTGGAGGAGATGGACTCGGCACAGGAGAACAGTTCGCTGGACAGCACGCCGGCTCCCACGCCCAAGCATGATAAGGAGTATTCCGACTACTACAACAGCTGGTGCGAGGCCAGTGGCAGTGGCGACGATGTGTTGCCCTCCAAAAGCTTCCGTGCTCTGCAAGATCCACGACGCAGTCCTTGGACGGTGCGGTGTCCGCGAGTTCTCAGCTCCAAGACGATAAACCGGGACTTAGCCCGGGTTACAGAGTCACCGGAAATAGCCAATGGACGGGGCAGCAAAAGTCCCGAATGCTTTCGTCAGAACTCACACTCTCAGTCTCGGGAACGATCCGTAAGCAGTTGGCGAAGAGTTTAA